From Acanthopagrus latus isolate v.2019 chromosome 22, fAcaLat1.1, whole genome shotgun sequence, the proteins below share one genomic window:
- the opn8b gene encoding opsin 8, group member b isoform X1, which yields MDMYTSALSPALDIGTGCYLLFLTVLSIVGNLLVIITAVKRSSKMKPPELLCVNLAVTDLGAAVTMYPLAVASAWSHRWLGGDITCVYYGLVGFFFGVASIMNLVVLAVVRFIVSINLQSPSEKISMSTVKKLCLWIWFYALLWSLCPLLGWGRYGPEPFGLSCSLAWGQMKTEGFSFVISMFSFNLIIPTAVIIGSYFGIAINLYFTHKRSLKNSNRVPNIVKLHRRLLTIAVLISIGFIGCWAPYGMVSLWSVLQDSSTIPPEVSLLPCMFAKSSTVYNPMIYYIFSQNFRKEVAAGRFPLQHLSDGVSASGAILLPGYALSQVFKSTCRRVDKTVSAQGPAPHLSPELRTRSHGPN from the exons ATGGATATGTACACCTCCGCTTTATCGCCAGCGCTGGACATCGGCACCGGTTGTTATCTGCTGTTTTTAA CTGTTCTCTCCATCGTGGGAAACCTGCTCGTCATCATCACGGCGGTCAAAAGGTCGTCCAAAATGAAGCCGCCGGAGCTGCTGTGCGTGAACCTGGCGGTGACGGACCTGGGAGCGGCCGTGACCATGTACCCTCTGGCCGTGGCCTCCGCCTGGAGCCACCGCTGGCTCGGGGGAGATATCACCTGTGTGTATTACGGCCTGGTAGGGTTCTTCTTCGGCGTCGCCAGCATCATGAACCTGGTGGTCCTGGCCGTAGTGCGCTTCATCGTGTCCATCAATCTGCAGTCTCCGA GTGAGAAAATCAGCATGAGTACGGTGAAGAAGCTGTGCCTGTGGATCTGGTTCTACGCTCTGCTCTGGTCTCTGTGTCCCCTCCTGGGCTGGGGGAGGTACGGCCCCGAGCCCTTCggcctctcctgctctctcgcCTGGGGCCAAATGAAAACCGAGGGCTTCTCTTTCGTCATCTCCATGTTCTCCTTCAACCTCATCATCCCAACAGCCGTCATCATCGGCAGCTACTTCGGCATCGCCATCAACCTCTACTTCACCCACAAAAGGTCGCTGAAGAACAGCAACCGAGTGCCCAACATCGTCAAGCTCCATCGAAGGCTCTTGACA ATTGCCGTGCTCATCAGCATCGGCTTCATTGGCTGCTGGGCGCCGTACGGCATGGTGAGCCTCTGGTCTGTTCTCCAAGACAGCAGCACCATCCCGCCCGAAGTCAGCCTCCTGCCGTGCATGTTTGCAAAGAGCTCCACCGTGTACAATCCCATGATCTACTACATCTTCAGCCAGAACTTCAGAAAGGAG GTGGCGGCTGGCAGATTTCCTCTACAACACCTTTCAGATGGAGTTAGTGCGAGCGGTGCCATCCTGTTACCAGGTTATGCGCTAAGCCaggtttttaaatcaacatgCAGGAGGGTCGACAAAACAGTCTCAGCTCAAGGTCCAGCGCCTCACTTGTCCCCGGAGCTTAGGACCAGATCACACGGTCCTAATTAG
- the opn8b gene encoding opsin 8, group member b isoform X3, whose protein sequence is MKPPELLCVNLAVTDLGAAVTMYPLAVASAWSHRWLGGDITCVYYGLVGFFFGVASIMNLVVLAVVRFIVSINLQSPSEKISMSTVKKLCLWIWFYALLWSLCPLLGWGRYGPEPFGLSCSLAWGQMKTEGFSFVISMFSFNLIIPTAVIIGSYFGIAINLYFTHKRSLKNSNRVPNIVKLHRRLLTIAVLISIGFIGCWAPYGMVSLWSVLQDSSTIPPEVSLLPCMFAKSSTVYNPMIYYIFSQNFRKEVAAGRFPLQHLSDGVSASGAILLPGYALSQVFKSTCRRVDKTVSAQGPAPHLSPELRTRSHGPN, encoded by the exons ATGAAGCCGCCGGAGCTGCTGTGCGTGAACCTGGCGGTGACGGACCTGGGAGCGGCCGTGACCATGTACCCTCTGGCCGTGGCCTCCGCCTGGAGCCACCGCTGGCTCGGGGGAGATATCACCTGTGTGTATTACGGCCTGGTAGGGTTCTTCTTCGGCGTCGCCAGCATCATGAACCTGGTGGTCCTGGCCGTAGTGCGCTTCATCGTGTCCATCAATCTGCAGTCTCCGA GTGAGAAAATCAGCATGAGTACGGTGAAGAAGCTGTGCCTGTGGATCTGGTTCTACGCTCTGCTCTGGTCTCTGTGTCCCCTCCTGGGCTGGGGGAGGTACGGCCCCGAGCCCTTCggcctctcctgctctctcgcCTGGGGCCAAATGAAAACCGAGGGCTTCTCTTTCGTCATCTCCATGTTCTCCTTCAACCTCATCATCCCAACAGCCGTCATCATCGGCAGCTACTTCGGCATCGCCATCAACCTCTACTTCACCCACAAAAGGTCGCTGAAGAACAGCAACCGAGTGCCCAACATCGTCAAGCTCCATCGAAGGCTCTTGACA ATTGCCGTGCTCATCAGCATCGGCTTCATTGGCTGCTGGGCGCCGTACGGCATGGTGAGCCTCTGGTCTGTTCTCCAAGACAGCAGCACCATCCCGCCCGAAGTCAGCCTCCTGCCGTGCATGTTTGCAAAGAGCTCCACCGTGTACAATCCCATGATCTACTACATCTTCAGCCAGAACTTCAGAAAGGAG GTGGCGGCTGGCAGATTTCCTCTACAACACCTTTCAGATGGAGTTAGTGCGAGCGGTGCCATCCTGTTACCAGGTTATGCGCTAAGCCaggtttttaaatcaacatgCAGGAGGGTCGACAAAACAGTCTCAGCTCAAGGTCCAGCGCCTCACTTGTCCCCGGAGCTTAGGACCAGATCACACGGTCCTAATTAG
- the opn8b gene encoding opsin 8, group member b isoform X2, producing the protein MDMYTSALSPALDIGTGCYLLFLTVLSIVGNLLVIITAVKRSSKMKPPELLCVNLAVTDLGAAVTMYPLAVASAWSHRWLGGDITCVYYGLVGFFFGVASIMNLVVLAVVRFIVSINLQSPSEKISMSTVKKLCLWIWFYALLWSLCPLLGWGRYGPEPFGLSCSLAWGQMKTEGFSFVISMFSFNLIIPTAVIIGSYFGIAINLYFTHKRSLKNSNRVPNIVKLHRRLLTIAVLISIGFIGCWAPYGMVSLWSVLQDSSTIPPEVSLLPCMFAKSSTVYNPMIYYIFSQNFRKEVKQLRWGCQSSNSCPVTTSINENSISMVCSTINPQIEARSSLLEIMEQETEYLG; encoded by the exons ATGGATATGTACACCTCCGCTTTATCGCCAGCGCTGGACATCGGCACCGGTTGTTATCTGCTGTTTTTAA CTGTTCTCTCCATCGTGGGAAACCTGCTCGTCATCATCACGGCGGTCAAAAGGTCGTCCAAAATGAAGCCGCCGGAGCTGCTGTGCGTGAACCTGGCGGTGACGGACCTGGGAGCGGCCGTGACCATGTACCCTCTGGCCGTGGCCTCCGCCTGGAGCCACCGCTGGCTCGGGGGAGATATCACCTGTGTGTATTACGGCCTGGTAGGGTTCTTCTTCGGCGTCGCCAGCATCATGAACCTGGTGGTCCTGGCCGTAGTGCGCTTCATCGTGTCCATCAATCTGCAGTCTCCGA GTGAGAAAATCAGCATGAGTACGGTGAAGAAGCTGTGCCTGTGGATCTGGTTCTACGCTCTGCTCTGGTCTCTGTGTCCCCTCCTGGGCTGGGGGAGGTACGGCCCCGAGCCCTTCggcctctcctgctctctcgcCTGGGGCCAAATGAAAACCGAGGGCTTCTCTTTCGTCATCTCCATGTTCTCCTTCAACCTCATCATCCCAACAGCCGTCATCATCGGCAGCTACTTCGGCATCGCCATCAACCTCTACTTCACCCACAAAAGGTCGCTGAAGAACAGCAACCGAGTGCCCAACATCGTCAAGCTCCATCGAAGGCTCTTGACA ATTGCCGTGCTCATCAGCATCGGCTTCATTGGCTGCTGGGCGCCGTACGGCATGGTGAGCCTCTGGTCTGTTCTCCAAGACAGCAGCACCATCCCGCCCGAAGTCAGCCTCCTGCCGTGCATGTTTGCAAAGAGCTCCACCGTGTACAATCCCATGATCTACTACATCTTCAGCCAGAACTTCAGAAAGGAGGTTAAGCAACTACGCTGGGGGTGCCAAAGCTCTAACTCGTGCCCCGTCACCACCAGCATCAACGAGAACAGTATTTCTATGGTTTGCAGTACCATCAATCCGCAAATTGAAGCACGGTCTTCCTTGTTGGAGATCATGGAGCAAGAGACAGAGTATCTGGGTTGA